The Streptomyces sp. NBC_00102 genome segment TGATGATGATGCGCGTCTACCTCACGGACGTGGACCACTTCGCCGAGATGAACGAGATCTACAACGCGTACTTCGAGGAGCAGGGACTCAAGGCCCCCGCCGCCGCGCGCACCACGGTCTACGTCGGTCTGCCCAAGGGCCTGCTCATCGAGATCGACGCGCTCGCCGTCCTCGGCTGAGTCACCTCGCGGGCACCCACCGCTCTCCCGGAACGCCGAAAAGCGCCACCGGGGGAGCGGTGACGCTTTTCGACGGTGTGGCCCCGGCCGGGTGGCCGCGCCGGTTTGTCCGGCCGGGTGCTACGGGCGCCGGGACGTTACGGCAGGGCGTGGACGTGCGCGCCGACCGCGCTCGACCAGGCGTTGCCCGCGGTGGCGTCCCAGTTGGTGGACCAGGTCATCGCGCCGCGCAGCGCCGGGTAGGTCTTGGCCGGCTTGAACGAACCACAGCTGGTGCCCTTGGCGAGGCAGTCGAGCGCCGCGTTCACGATCGACGGGGCGACGTAGCCGCTGCCCGCACCGCGGGTCGAGGCGGGAACCCCGAGACCGACCTGCGAGGCGTCGAGGCCGCCCTCCAGCTGGATGCAGGCGAGCGCGGTGAGGAAGTCCACCGAACCCTGCGAGTAGACCTTGCCGTCGCAGCCGAGCATCGAACCGCTGTTGTAGTACTGCATGTTGACGACGGTCAGGATGTCCTTGACGTTCAGGGCCGTCTTGAAGTACTCGCCGGACGTCGACTGCATGTCGATGGTCTGCGGGGCCATGGTGATGACCAGGCCCGAGCCCGCCTTGGTGGAGAGCGCGCGCAACGCCTTCGTCATGTACGTGGAGTTGAGGCCGTTCTCCAGGTCGATGTCGACGCCGTTGAAGCCGTACGTCTGCATCAGCGAGTAGACCGAGTCGGCGAAGGCGGTGGCGGAGGCGTCGCTGTTGACCGCGACCGCGCCCTTCTCACCGCCGACCGAGATGATGACGTTCTTGCCGGCGGCCTGCTTCGCCTTGATGTCGGCCTTGAACTGGTCGACGGTGTAGCCGTTCAGGCCGGCCGAGTCCAGCGTGAAGGAGACGGCGCCCGGCGTGGACGTGGCGTCCGCGAAGGAGACCGCGATGATGTCGTAGGCGGACGGCACGTCGCTGAGCTTCTGGACGGTCGCGCCGTTGTTGAAGTTCTGCCAGTAGCCGGTCACCGCGTGCTTCGGCACCGTGGTCGACGGCGGCGGGTTGGTGGTGCCCGAGGTGGACGTACGAACGCTGATCGCACTCGACTTGGCGGACTCGCCCGCCGCGTTGGTCGCGCTCACCGCGAAGGAGTACGCGGTGTCGGCGGAGAGCCCGGAGATCGTCGCCGAGGTCCCGGTCGAGGTGGTGGCCTTCGCGCCGTCCTTGTAGACCGTGTAACCGGTGGCCCCGGAGACGGAGTTCCAGGAGAGCGACACGGAGGACGAGGTCTTGGAGCCCGAGGCGAGACCCGCCGGCGTGGCCGGGACCGTCGGGGCCGGGTCGGTGCCGCCGCCGCCGTCCGGGCCGGTGACCGAGATGTCGTCCGCGTAGTAGGCGGGCTGGCCGTACCAGCCGTGGGTGTACACGGTCACCGAGGTGGTGGAGGAGCCCGTCGTGAAGCTCGTGGCGAGCTGGGACCAGCCGGTGGAGCTGGGCGTCCAGGTGGAGACGTCCGTGGTGCCGGTGCCGCTCACGCCCAGGTAGACGTAGCTGCCCTGCACCCAGGAGGACAACGCGTACGTCGAGTTGGGCTTCACCGCGACG includes the following:
- a CDS encoding glycoside hydrolase family 18 protein, whose product is MERSAGRRHRRPYTRPALGAAMAVVAAGALTVTGLVSNAEAADVNVAKNAGFESGLTNWTCTAGSGAAVSSPVHGGSSALKATPAGLDNAQCSQTVAVKPNSTYALSSWVQGSYVYLGVSGTGTTDVSTWTPSSTGWSQLATSFTTGSSTTSVTVYTHGWYGQPAYYADDISVTGPDGGGGTDPAPTVPATPAGLASGSKTSSSVSLSWNSVSGATGYTVYKDGAKATTSTGTSATISGLSADTAYSFAVSATNAAGESAKSSAISVRTSTSGTTNPPPSTTVPKHAVTGYWQNFNNGATVQKLSDVPSAYDIIAVSFADATSTPGAVSFTLDSAGLNGYTVDQFKADIKAKQAAGKNVIISVGGEKGAVAVNSDASATAFADSVYSLMQTYGFNGVDIDLENGLNSTYMTKALRALSTKAGSGLVITMAPQTIDMQSTSGEYFKTALNVKDILTVVNMQYYNSGSMLGCDGKVYSQGSVDFLTALACIQLEGGLDASQVGLGVPASTRGAGSGYVAPSIVNAALDCLAKGTSCGSFKPAKTYPALRGAMTWSTNWDATAGNAWSSAVGAHVHALP